The sequence TAGATGACGGCCGCGGTGGTGAGCATTTCGATATAGCGATATGACGACCGACCATAGGACTGCGCCAGAAACATCACTTCCCAGACACCCATGACTGAAATCAATGACGAGTCCTTGAGCATTGAAATGAATTGACTGGTTGTCGGTGGAATGATCGTGCGCATCGCTTGCGGCAGAACGATGTGTAGAAACGTCGCCGTCGGCCCAAGACCCAGCGCCATCGCCGCTTCGCGTTGGCCGGGCGCTACGGCCATGATGCCGGCGCGAAAGATCTCGCTCAGGTAAGCCCCATAGTTCAGCGAGAGGGCAATGATGCCCGCGCTGATTGCACCGGGAACCACACCCAGTTGCGGCAGCCCCAGATAAATCAGCAGTATCTGAATCAGCAGCGGCGTACCGCGAAAAAAAGAGGCATAGAAACTGGCAATACCGAACGCCACCGCACTCGATGACAAGCGTGCCAGTGCCGTCACGAAGCCAAGAAGCAGCGACAGCCAGATCGAGCAAAAGCACAGAAACAGCGTCAGTGCGGCGCCCTGCAGAAAACCATTGGGCCCCAGATGCAGGCCAACCAGGTTCGGCCATTTCTCCAGAATGATCGAGAACTTCAGATCGAAGCTCATGAAAAACAGGGCACACACTCCAAGCAGTGCCGCCCACGTCAGATACAGGCGCGTGCGAAAGCCAAAAAACTGGATCAAACGGCGTGGCTCGGTTTTGGATAGAACATTCGTCTTGGCTGGGTGTGGATTAAGGGCAGTCATTGGCTGATATCGGCGCCGATCCACTTTTGGGAAATTTTGCTGAGCGTCCCGTCGGCCTTAAGCTGAGTCACCACCTGCGTGACTTTGGTATTCCATTCGGCATCGCCTTTTTCGATGGCCACGACGTTGGGCTCTGCATACAGCGTGTCGCCGGCAATTTTGAAGCGAGGGTCCTGGGCAATACGTTCGCGGGCAGTGATGAGGTTGGTGACCATGGCATCCAGACGAACACCTGTGCCGAGCGCCAGGTCCTGGAACGCCACGGTTTCATTGTCGTAGGGTGCTACCTGGACCTGGTCGAACGGGTAGATCAAAGGCTTGTCCTCGGCCCCCTCAATCACCAGATCCTTGTTCAAATACGCTTCGTAGGTGGAGGCGCTGATTACGCCGACTTTTTTACCCGAGAGATCCTTCGCCGAGGCGATGCCATTGTCCTTGGCGTTCACTACGATGACTGCCGGAGATTGGTAATACTCGACCGGGAAATCGAACACTTCAGCGCGGGCTTTGCTTGGGGTCATTGAGCAAACGCAGATGTCATAACGTCCACTCCAGCGGCCAGCCGCGATCACATCCCAGGACGGGGTCTCCAACTTGAGTTTTACCCCAAGCCGTTGCGCGACAGCCTTGGCAACATCTACGTCAAACCCATCCAACTGATTCTGCTCGTTGAGGAAGGAGAACGGTGGATAGTTTTCCATCAAGACACCGGTGAGCTCGCCTTTTTTCGTCACACGATCAAGCGTGGAACCGGCGAGCGCTACGGAGCAGGTAGCAAGCAAGGCAAGGCCAAGCGGCAGAAGGGCAGTTGTTTTCAAGGCGAGTACTCAGACGGTGATATAAAAAACACCGTTAGATTTAAACGCACTATAAAACCTATGTGTAATTGTTTAATGGAATAAGAAACTTGTATCGGGCTATAACGAGTGGCTGATCTTGAAGGGCGTTTTGTAGCCGCTGCCGAGGTACGAGGCTGCGATGGGCAAGACGGTATCTACAGGGGCTGTGTCCATCACCTGTAGCCGCTGGCGCAGCCTGCGATCGGCTGCGTAGCAGTTGCCAGGTCTTGAAACTGCTGAAGGTCCTTCGGCCCTTATCGCAGCCTCGTGCCTCGGCAGCGGCTACAGCGGGCCAAATCTACAGGACAACCGAACGTCCAGAAGCATTCTGGCCGCTGGGTTACAGCGGTGTCAGCACATTCATCACGGTGTCTAGGGCCACGCGGGTATCGTCCAGTTGCACCAGCGAGGCATGACGGGCACCGAGGGCATCACGATTCTTGATCGCCGTCAGTATCGCTTTGTGCCGGGGCAGGCTGAGTCCCTGGATGTCAGGACGACGGTTGGTGATGTTGATGGACTCTCGAAGTGGCAGCGACAGCATGTTGCACATGTAGGCGAGCAAGTCGTTGCGAGTTGCATCGGCAATCGCCCGGTGGAAGTCCAGGTCGGCTTGCAGCAGGGCGTCGTGGGTCTGGGCGGTTTCCATGCCCAGGTAGGCCTTTTCGATGACGGCGATGTCGGTGTCGGTGGCGGTGGACGCGGCCATGGCGGCGATTTCCGGCTCCAGGATTCGGCGTACACCGGCCAGGGTGTTGAAAAATTCGCTGTGGGGCGTCGACTGCATCAGCCAGGACAGCACGTCAGGGTCCAGCAAGTGCCACTGCGCCCGTGGGCGCACCACCGCGCCCACCTTTGGCTTGGAAATCACCAACCCCTTGGCACTCAGCACCCGAGTTGCCTCACGCAACACCGACCGGCTGACTTTGTATTCCTCGCACAGGGTAGCCTCCATGGGCAATCGTTCTTCCGGCTTGAAGCGTCCGGAAACGATGTGCATGCCCAAGTCTTGAACGATTTGGGCGTGCATGCTCTTGCGCGGCTTGGTCGGCTGCTGATCCATAACAGGGAAGCTACTCTGGCGAAATACGCGGCATCATAGCACCGCTCCTATCCCAATTAGTGGGAATGACGCGGCACCTCGGCGCCACGGCAGCCCACCAGGAAGTCGAAGTCGCAGCCTTGGTCCGCCTGCAATACGTGGTCGATATACAACTGCCGATAGCCCCCAACAATCAGTTGCTGTGGCGGTGCAAGGTCCGCCATGCGTGCCGCCAGTTCGGCGTCCGGAATGTCCAGGTGCAACCGCCCGTTGGCGCAATCGAGTTCGATCCAGTCGCCTTCCTTAACCGTGGCCAACGGTCCGCCGGCCGCCGCTTCCGGTGCCACGTGCAGCACCACGGTGCCGTATGCCGTACCGCTCATGCGCGCATCGGAAATACGCACCATATCGGTCACCCCCAAGGCCAGCAGTTTGGCCGGCAAGCCCATGTTGCCCACCTCTGCCATGCCGGGATAACCCTTGGGCCCACAGTTTTTCATCACCAGAATCGAGTTGGCATCAACGTCCAGTTCCGGGTCGTTGATCCGTGCCTTGTACATGTCGAAGTTTTCGAACACCACCGCGCGCCCGCGATGCTGCATCAGTTCGGCGCTGGCGGCCGAAGGCTTGAGCACTGCACCCAGTGGGGCGAGGTTGCCACGCAGCACACAGATACCGCCGTCGGCGCGGATCGGGTTGTCGAGGGTTCGGATGACCTCGTCCTTGCCGTAGATCGGCGCGTCCTTGGTATTTTCGCCGATGGACTTGCCATTGACGGTCAAGGCGTTGGGGTGCGGGAGCAGGTTGGCTTCACCAAGGCGGCGCAGCACCGCCGGCAGGCCGCCGGCATAATAGAACTCTTCCATCAGAAAGCGCCCGGACGGTTGCAGGTCGACGATGGTCGGCATGCCGCGTCCCATGCGGGTCCAGTCATCCAGATCCAGCTCGACGCCGATACGCCCGGCGATGGCTTTCAAGTGAATCACCGCGTTGGTCGAGCCGCCGATGGCCGCGTTGACGCGGATGGCGTTTTCGAAGGCTTCCTTGGTGAGGATCTTCGACAGTTTCAAGTCTTCGCGGACCATCTCCACTGCGCGCATACCAGACATGTGCGCGAGTACGTAACGTCGCGCATCCACCGCCGGAATCGCCGCGTTGTGGGGCAGGGAGGTGCCCAGTGCTTCGGCCATGCACGCCATTGTCGAGGCGGTGCCCATGGTGTTGCAGGTACCCGCCGAGCGCGACATGCCGCCTTCGGCCGCGAGGAAATCGTCGAGGGTGATGGTGCCGGCCTTGACCTGTTCGCTGAGCTGCCACACCACGGTACCCGAGCCGATGTCCTGGCCCTTGTGCTTGCCATTGAGCATCGGCCCGCCGGTGACGACGATCGCCGGCACGTCGCAACTGGCGGCGCCCATCAGCAGCGCCGGAGTGGTTTTGTCGCAGCCGGTCAGCAGCACCACGCCGTCGATGGGGTTGCCGCGAATGGCTTCCTCCACGTCCATGCTGGCCAGGTTACGGGTGAGCATGGCGGTGGGGCGCAGGTTCGATTCACCGTTGGAGAACACCGGGAACTCCACGGGGAAGCCTCCCGCTTCAATCACCCCGCGTTTGACATGTTCGGCAATCTGGCGGAAGTGCGCGTTGCAGGGCGTCAGTTCCGACCAGGTGTTGCAGATCCCGATGATCGGTTTGCCATGGAACTGATGATCGGCAATCCCCTGGTTTTTCATCCAGCTGCGGTACATGAAGCCGTTTTTGTCGGCAGTACCAAACCAGCTGGCGGAGCGCAGGACGGGCTTTTTCTCGGACATAGTTTGTTCTCTTATTGTAAGACTATATTGATCTAATTCTGGCTTAACATAGGCGTAAATTCGGCGGTTTGGAAGTGTTGTTGATTAAATAGTAATACTATATAGTCCGTTTCAACGAGGCCTGGCCCTGGCGGTTTTCCGCGAGAGGCGACCCGCAAAGCTCTATAAAAATAACAATCGGAGACTGATCACATGAGCCAGGAACAGCGGCTGATACGTCGCATCACGCTGAAACTGATTCCCTTCCTGATCTTGCTGTACCTGATTGCCTACGTGGATCGCTCGGCCGTGGGCTTCGCCAAATTGCACATGGGTGCGGATGTCGGCATCGGCGATGCGGCGTATGGCTTGGGGGCAGGGCTGTTCTTTATTGGCTACTTTCTCCTGGAAATCCCCAGCAACCTGATGCTCGACCGCTTCGGCGCACGGCGTTGGTTTGCACGCATCATGGTTACCTGGGGCGCCATCACCATTGGCATGGCGTTCGTTCAGGGCCCCCACAGTTTCTATGTGATGCGCTTTCTGCTGGGCGCAGCCGAAGCCGGGTTTTTCCCGGGCGTCCTCTACTACATCACTCAATGGTTCCCGGTGCGCCACCGCGGCAAAATCCTCGGGTTATTCATCCTCTCGCAACCCATCGCGATGATGATCACCGGCCCTGTGGCGGGCGGCTTGCTCGGCATGGACGGGGTCCTCGGCCTGCATGGCTGGCAGTGGTTGTTCATCGTCATCGGTACGCCGGCGATTCTTCTGACCTGGCCGGTACTGCGTTACCTGCCGGATGGGCCACACCAGGTCAAATGGATGGATCAGGCCGAGAAGGACTGGTTGACCGGCGAGCTGAACAAGGACCTGCAAGCCTACGGCCAGACCCGTCACGGTAATCCGCTGCATGCCCTGAAGGACAAACGCGTGTTGCTGCTGGCGCTGTTCTACCTGCCGGTGACCTTGAGCATTTATGGTCTGGGCCTGTGGCTGCCGACCTTGATCAAGCAGTTCGGCGGCAGCGACCTGACCACCGGGTTCGTGTCTTCGGTGCCGTACGTTTTCGGGATCATTGGTTTGCTGATTATTCCGCACAGTTCCGACCGCTTGAATGATCGCTACGGCCACCTGGCGGTGCTGTACGTGTTGGGTGCAATCGGTCTGTTTTTCAGCGCTTGGCTGACGGCTCCGGTGCTGCAGCTGGCGGCGCTGTGCCTGGTAGCATTCGCGCTGTTCTCTTGCACGGCGGTGTTCTGGACCTTGCCGGGGCGTTTTTTTGCCGGCGCCAGCGCGGCGGCAGGTATTGCCTTGATCAATTCGGTGGGCAACCTCGGCGGCTACATCGGCCCGTTCGTGATCGGCGCACTCAAGGAGTACACCGGCAACTTGGCGTCGGGCTTGTACTTCCTAGCGTGCGTGATGGTGTTCGGGTTGTTGTTGACCGGGATGGTCTATCGACTGCTGGAGCGCAAGCACGTGCTGCCGGCCGACCAGTTCGCCGCCAGCGCTCGTGGCGCTTCGCGTACTTAATTACATGCCTTTCAAGGCCTTACAAAAACAGCCGTATTTGGAGAGCGAACACTGACTTTGTGGCGAGGGGGCTTGCCCCCGTTGGGCTGCGCAGCGGCCCTAAAACCTGCCATCTCGGTCTATCTGAAAAACTCAGCGATCCTGGTGGGGCCGCTTCGCGGCCCAACGGGGGCAAGCCCCCTCGCCACAGGGGTTGTGTTCGCCTTTCAGTGACCAGCCAAAAAATACCTTGAAAGGGCGTGGTACTTAATGGGCAATCAGGAGAACACTCATGGGTTTAGTGCAGTTTGAATTGAGTAACGGCGAACGCCGAGTAGGCGTGGTCGAGGGCGGGCAGGTTCGCGAGGTGCAATCCGCACGCACGGTACGCGACCTGGCACTTGCCGCCATCGAGGCAGGGCTGACCTTGCGCCAGCAAATAGAACGTCTGGGCCTGGCGGCCAGCCACGACTACGCCGAACTGCTGGCCAAGCAAAGAATTTTGCCCCCGCTGGATCACCCGGACCCGGCGCATATGTTGGTCAGCGGTACCGGCCTGACCCATCTGGGCAGTGCATCGGCGCGGGACAAGATGCACCAGCAGGCGGGTGATGAGAGCACGATGACCGACACCATACGCATCTTCAAATGGGGGGTGGAGGGCGGTAAACCCGCCGCTGGCCAGGCCGGCGTGCAACCGGAGTGGTTCTACAAAGGCGACGGCAGCATCGTCGTGCGCCCGGGCCGTCCGTTCCCGGTGCCGGCGTTTGCCGAAGACGCCGGCGAAGAGCCGGAAATCGCCGGGCTGTATGTCATTGGCCACGACGCCAAGCCCTATCGACTGGGTTACGCGGTGGGCAATGAGTTTTCCGACCACGTGATGGAACGCAAGAATTACCTGTACCTGGCCCATTCCAAACTGCGCAGTTGCAGCTACGGTCCCGAGTTGCGGGTGGGTGAGTTGCCCAAGCATCTGGCGGGCACCAGCCGTATTGTGCGCAACGGCGAGGTGCTGTGGCAGAACGAATTCCTCAGTGGTGAAGCCAACATGTGCCACAGCCTGGAAAACCTTGAATACCACCATTTCAAATACAGCCAGTTCCTGCGGCCAGGGGATGTACATATCCATTTCTTCGGCACAGCCACCTTGTCGTTTGCCGACGGCATTCGTACCCAGCCAGGTGATGTGTTCGAAATCAGCCAGGCTGAATTCGGCGCGCCCTTGATCAATGGCATTGCCAGGGTCGATGGGGTTGTGGCGCCCGGTGACGTAGGCACCCTTTAAAGGAGACAGGCATGACCCAGATTTGCGGCCACAACTACATCGGCGGCCAGCGCAGCGCTACCGGCAGCGTTACGCTTCAAAGCATCGACGCCACCACCGGCGAGGCCTTGCCCTATGATTTCTACCAGGCAACGGCGCAGGAAGTCGACGCCGCTGCCAACGCCGCCGCGACGGCTTACCCGGCCTATCGAACCCTGAGTGCGCAGCATCGTGCGTCGTTTCTGGAGGCGATAGCCGACGAACTGGACGCCCTTGGCGATGAATTCGTCGCTTTGGTCTGCCGGGAAACGGCGTTGCCCGCCGGGCGTATCCAGGGCGAACGTGGCCGTACCAGCGGCCAGATGAGACTGTTTGCCAAGGTGCTGCGGCGCGGTGATTTCTACGGTGCGCGTATTGATCAGGCGCTGCCGGACCGCCAGCCCCTCCCACGCCCGGACCTGCGCCAATACCGCATTGGCCTTGGGCCGGTCGCGGTGTTTGGGGCGAGCAACTTTCCCTTGGCATTTTCCACTGCCGGCGGCGACACCGCTGCAGCGCTGGCGGCCGGTTGCCCCGTGGTGTTCAAGGCCCACAACGGCCACATGGCCACCGCCGAGCGGGTTGCCGATGCGATCCTCCGGGCGGTCCACAGTACCGGCATGCCGGACGGCGTGTTCAACATGATCTTCGGTGCCGGAGTGGGTGAAGCGCTGGTCAAGCACCCGGCGATCCAGGCCGTGGGTTTCACGGGCTCGCTCAAGGGCGGTCGAGCCCTGTGTGATATGGCGGCCGCGCGCCCGCAACCGATCCCGGTGTTCGCCGAGATGTCCAGCATCAACCCGGTCATCGTCTTGCCCCAGGCCCTGCAAACACGGGCAGACACTGTCGCCCGCGATCTGGTCGCCTCGGTGGTACAAGGCTGCGGCCAGTTCTGCACGAATCCGGGCCTGGTGATCGGTATTGCCTCGCCGGCGTTCACCGCCTTCACCCAACAGGTCGCCCAACTGATCGGTAACCAAGCGGCGCAAACCATGCTCAACGCCGGCACGTTGAGCAGCTATGGCAAAGGCTTGCACACGCTGCTCGCCCACCCTGGCATTGAGCACCTGGCGGGCCAGGCGCAAGCCGGCAATCAGGCACAACCTCAGCTGTTTAAAGCGGATGCCAGCCTGCTGATCAACGGCGATGGGGTGTTGCAGGAAGAAGTGTTCGGCCCCACCACGGTGTTCGTGGAAGTCGCCGACCAGGCGCAACTGAGCGCCGCGTTGCACGGCCTGCACGGCCAACTCACGGCAACGATCATTGGCGAGCCTGCGGACTTTGTGCAGTTCGGCGAGTTGACACCGCTGTTGGAGCAAAAGGTCGGCCGCATCCTGCTCAACGGCTACCCCACCGGCGTCGAGGTGTGTGACGCCATGGTGCATGGCGGACCTTATCCGGCGACTTCCGATGCCCGTGGTACCTCGGTAGGCACCCTGGCGATTGACCGATTTCTGCGACCTGTGTGCTTTCAAAATTACCCTGATAGCCTGCTGCCCGACGCGCTGAAGAATGCTAACCCCTTGCGCATTCAGCGTCTGGTGGATGGGCAGCCGTCCCGCGAGGCCTTGTAACGCCAGTAAGCAAACAACAAGAAGGCAGGAGGTTTCATGTCGTGGACCGCAGTTACCCCGCACCGAGCGCGACTGGGCGAGGGCCCGTTCTGGGACGTGCCGGGTCAGGCGCTGTATTGGGTGGATATCATCGGCCAGCAGGCGTTACGCTTGAAGGGCGGGCTACTGCACATCTGGCAACTGCCTGAGCCCGTCTCGGCGTTTATCCCGTGTGCGAGCGGTGATGCGCTGGTGACCCTGAGCAGTGGCGTGTATCGGCTCGCCCTCGATTCGGCGCAGGCCGATCCACGGCTGACCCTGCTCTGCGTCGCCGACCCCCAATCGGGCAACCGTGCCAATGAAGCGCGCTGCGATGCCCGAGGTCGGCTCTGGCTGGGCACCATGCAAAACAACATCGGCGCGCACGGTGAAGACCTGCCGGTGGTGCGGCGTTCCGGCGGGTTGTTCAGGGTTGATGCCGACGGGCAGGTCACGCCGTTGCTGCAAGGCCTGGGGATTCCCAATACGTTGCTGTGGAACGACGCAGCCAGCCAGGTGCATTTCGGCGACAGCCTGGACGGCACGCTGTATCAATTTCCGATTACTGAAGAGGGCCAGCTCGGACCCGCGCAAGTCTGGTTCGGGCCACACGAGCGCGGAGGCCCGGACGGCTCGGCCATGGACGCCGAAGGCTACCTCTGGAACGCCCGCTGGGACGGCAGTTGCCTGCTCCGGTTGACGCCGGGCGGCGAAGTCGACCGTGTGATCGAGTTGCCGGTCAGCCGTCCCACCAGTTGCGTCTTCGCAGGCCAGGACCTCAAGACCTTGTACATCACCAGTGCCGCCAGCCCGCTGAATCACCCGCTGGACGGCGCGGTACTGGCTATCGAGGTTGATGTCCCGGGGAGAATCTGTCACCGGTTTGCAGGATAACCAACAGGCTTCACCGCTGTTTAACGCACTCAAAAACAACAACAAGGAGTCACCCTATGAATCGTCGTCGTGGTATCCGTTCCCTGTGCTGCGCCGCTGTGGCGGTGTCCGCCGTCAGCCTGAGCAGCCTGTTGCTGGCTGCAGAACCTGTGAAGATCGGCTTTCTGGTCAAGCAGGCGGAAGAGCCCTGGTTCCAGACCGAATGGGCTTTCGCCGAAAAGGCCGGCAAGGACAAGGGCTTTGAAGTGATCAAGATCGCCGTGCCCGATGGCGAGAAAACCCTCTCGGCCATCGACAGCCTGGCCGCCAACGGCGCCAAGGGCTTTGTGATTTGCCCGCCGGACGTGTCCCTCGGCCCGGCCATCATGGCCAAGGCCAAAGCCAATGGCTTGAAAGTGATCGCCGTGGATGACCGTTTTGTCGATGCCAAGGGCAACTTCATGGAGGACGTGCCTTACCTGGGCATGGCCGCCTTTGAGGTCGGTGAAAAGCAGGGCAGCGCCATGGCCACTGAAGCGAAAAAGCGCGGCTGGGACTGGAAAGACACCTATGCGGTGATCAACACCTACAACGAACTCGACACCGGTAAAAAGCGCACCGACGGTTCGGTCAAGTCGCTGAAAGCGGCGGGTATTCCAGACGACCACATTCTGTTCGCTGCTCTCAAGACCCTCGACGTACCCGGCAGCATGGACGCCACCAACTCGGCGCTGGTGAAACTGCCCAGTGGCGCAAAAAACCTGATCATCGGCGGCATGAATGACAACACCGTGCTCGGTGGCGTACGCGCGACCGAAAGCGCCGGCTTTGCCGCCGCCAATGTCATCGGTATCGGCATCAACGGCACCGACGCCATCGGCGAGTTGAAGAAAGCCAACAGCGGCTTCTTCGGCTCCATGCTGCCCAGCCCTCACATCGAGGGCTACAACACGGCGAGCATGATGTTCGAGTGGATCACCACCGGCAAAGAACCGCCGAAATACACGGCGATGGACGAAGTGACGCTGATCACCCGCGAGAACTTCAAGCAGGAGCTGGAAAAGATCGGTCTGTGGAACTGAAGACCGCTGACGTTCCCCGGCGGCCCTGCTGAGAGGGCTGCCTGACCTGTGTGATGAGGTAGTTATGCACGCGCAACTGAAACAACCCGACAGCGCGGGCGCGAGCCTGCGCTTCAACGGCATCGGCAAAACGTTTCCCGGGGTCAAGGCGCTGGATGGCATCAGTTTTACCGCCCACCCCGGGCAGGTCCACGCCTTGATGGGCGAGAACGGCGCTGGCAAATCCACATTGCTGAAAATCCTCGGTGGCGCGTATGTGCCGAGCAGCGGCAACGTGCAGATCGGTGCGCAAACCATGGCCTTCAAGTGCGCGGCTGACAGCATTGCCAGCGGTGTCGCGGTGATTCACCAGGAGTTGCACCTGGTGCCGGAAATGAGCGTGGCCGAAAACCTGTTCCTCGGGCATCTACCGGCCAGCTTTGGCTTGATCAATCGCAGCGCGTTGCGCCAGCAGGCACTGGCTTGCCTCAAGGGCCTGGCGGACGAAATCGACCCTCAGGAGAAAGTCGGCGGGCTGTCCCTGGGCCAGCGCCAGTTGGTGGAAATCGCCAAGGCGTTGTCCCGTGGCGCTCATGTGATTGCATTCGACGAACCCACCAGCAGCCTGTCGGCGCGGGAGATCGACCGCTTGATGGCGATCATCGGTCGCTTGCGGGACGAGGGCAAAGTGGTGCTGTACGTGTCCCATCGCATGGAAGAGGTGTTCCGCATCTGCAACGCGGTGACGGTGTTCAAGGACGGGCGCTACGTGCGCACGTTCGAGGACATGAGCGCGCTGACCCACGATCAACTGGTGACCTGCATGGTCGGTCGCGACATTCAGGACATCTACGATTACCGCCCCCGCGTGCGAGGTGCGGTGGCGCTCAAGGTCAATGGCCTGCTCGGCCCCGGCTTGCGTGAACCGGTGAGTTTCGAGGCGCACCAAGGCGAGATTCTCGGCCTGTTCGGGCTGGTGGGCGCCGGGCGTACTGAGCTGCTGCGACTATTGGGCGGCCTTGCGCGCACCACGGCCGGCAGCCTCGACTTGTGCGGTGAAGCACTGCGCCTGCGCTCGCCCCGTGATGCCATCGACGCCGGTATCTTGCTGTGCCCCGAAGATCGCAAGAAGGAGGGCATCGTGCCGCTGTCCAGCGTCGCCGAGAACATCAATATCAGCGCGCGCAGTGCGCATTCGCGCTTTGGCTGGTTGTTGCGCGGCCGCTGGGAGACGGACAACGCCGCCCGGCAGATCAAGGCGCTGAAGGTCAAGACGCCCACGGCGACGCAGAAGATCATGTACCTGTCCGGCGGCAATCAACAGAAGGCCATTCTGGGCCGTTGGCTGTCGATGCCGATGAAAGTCCTGCTGCTCGACGAGCCCACCCGTGGCATCGATATCGGCGCGAAGGCTGAGATTTACCAGATCATCCATGACCTGGCGGCCCGCGGGATTGCGGTGATTGTGGTGTCCAGCGACCTGATGGAAGTGATGGGGGTTTCCGACCGCATCCTGGTGCTGTGTGAAGGTGCGATGTGCGGCGAGATGCAGCGCGAGCACGCCAATGAATCCAACCTGCTGCAAATGGCCCTGCCGCGCCTGCGCGCCGACAGCCAGGGGAACTAACGAGGTGACTATGACAAGCCAAAACACTGCTTTGCCCACGGCGCGCAAGCCCCTGGACCTGCGCAGCCTGCTCGACAACTGGGCGATGCTATTGGCTGCGGTGGGGATCTTCGTGCTCTGCACCTTGCTGATCGACAATTTCCTGTCGCCACTCAACATGCGCGGCCTGGGGTTGGCGATCTCCACCACCGGGATTGCCGCGTGCACCATGTTGTATTGCCTGGCGTCGGGGCATTTCGACCTGTCAGTGGGCTCGGTGATTGCCTGCGCCGGGGTGGTGGCCGCGATCGTGATGCGTGACACCGACAGCGTCCTGCTCGGTATCGGTGCCGCGCTGCTGATGGGCCTGGTGGTGGGGTTGATCAATGGAATTGTGATTGCCAAGCTGCGGGTCAACGCGCTCATCACGACGCTGGCGACCATGCAGATCGTGCGGGGCCTGGCCTATATCTTTGCCAATGGCAAGGCGGTGGGCGTGTCCCAGGATTCGTTCTTTGTCTTTGGCAACGGCCAGTTGTTTGGCGTGCCGGTGCCGATTCTGATCACCCTCGTGTGCTTCCTGTTTTTCGGCTGGCTGCTCAATTACACCACCTACGGGCGCAACACCATGGCCATCGGCGGCAACCCGGAAGCGGCGTTGCTGGCGGGGGTGAACGTTGACCGCACCAAGATCATCATTTTCGCCGTACACGGGGTGATCGGCGCCTTGGCCGGCGTCATTCTCGCCTCGCGCATGACCTCGGGCCAGCCGATGATTGGCCAGGGGTTTGAGTTGACGGTGATTTCTGCCTGCGTACTGGGCGGGGTGTCGTTGAGCGGCGGGATTGGCATGATTCGCCACGTGATTGCCGGGGTGTTGATTCTGGCGATCATCGAGAATGCGATGAACCTGAAGAACATCGATACCTTCTACCAGTATGTGATCCGGGGCTCGATCCTGCTGCTGGCGGTGGTGATCGACCGTATGAAACAACGCTGATCATCCGCCGCAACCTCGGGTTGCGGCGGAAGCCTGTTCAGTCTGCGGAGAATTTCAGCACGGTGTTTTGGGTATAGGTCTGGCCAGGGTCGA is a genomic window of Pseudomonas sp. ADAK18 containing:
- a CDS encoding aldehyde dehydrogenase (NADP(+)) encodes the protein MTQICGHNYIGGQRSATGSVTLQSIDATTGEALPYDFYQATAQEVDAAANAAATAYPAYRTLSAQHRASFLEAIADELDALGDEFVALVCRETALPAGRIQGERGRTSGQMRLFAKVLRRGDFYGARIDQALPDRQPLPRPDLRQYRIGLGPVAVFGASNFPLAFSTAGGDTAAALAAGCPVVFKAHNGHMATAERVADAILRAVHSTGMPDGVFNMIFGAGVGEALVKHPAIQAVGFTGSLKGGRALCDMAAARPQPIPVFAEMSSINPVIVLPQALQTRADTVARDLVASVVQGCGQFCTNPGLVIGIASPAFTAFTQQVAQLIGNQAAQTMLNAGTLSSYGKGLHTLLAHPGIEHLAGQAQAGNQAQPQLFKADASLLINGDGVLQEEVFGPTTVFVEVADQAQLSAALHGLHGQLTATIIGEPADFVQFGELTPLLEQKVGRILLNGYPTGVEVCDAMVHGGPYPATSDARGTSVGTLAIDRFLRPVCFQNYPDSLLPDALKNANPLRIQRLVDGQPSREAL
- a CDS encoding SMP-30/gluconolactonase/LRE family protein — protein: MSWTAVTPHRARLGEGPFWDVPGQALYWVDIIGQQALRLKGGLLHIWQLPEPVSAFIPCASGDALVTLSSGVYRLALDSAQADPRLTLLCVADPQSGNRANEARCDARGRLWLGTMQNNIGAHGEDLPVVRRSGGLFRVDADGQVTPLLQGLGIPNTLLWNDAASQVHFGDSLDGTLYQFPITEEGQLGPAQVWFGPHERGGPDGSAMDAEGYLWNARWDGSCLLRLTPGGEVDRVIELPVSRPTSCVFAGQDLKTLYITSAASPLNHPLDGAVLAIEVDVPGRICHRFAG
- a CDS encoding substrate-binding domain-containing protein; this encodes MNRRRGIRSLCCAAVAVSAVSLSSLLLAAEPVKIGFLVKQAEEPWFQTEWAFAEKAGKDKGFEVIKIAVPDGEKTLSAIDSLAANGAKGFVICPPDVSLGPAIMAKAKANGLKVIAVDDRFVDAKGNFMEDVPYLGMAAFEVGEKQGSAMATEAKKRGWDWKDTYAVINTYNELDTGKKRTDGSVKSLKAAGIPDDHILFAALKTLDVPGSMDATNSALVKLPSGAKNLIIGGMNDNTVLGGVRATESAGFAAANVIGIGINGTDAIGELKKANSGFFGSMLPSPHIEGYNTASMMFEWITTGKEPPKYTAMDEVTLITRENFKQELEKIGLWN
- the araG gene encoding L-arabinose ABC transporter ATP-binding protein AraG, encoding MHAQLKQPDSAGASLRFNGIGKTFPGVKALDGISFTAHPGQVHALMGENGAGKSTLLKILGGAYVPSSGNVQIGAQTMAFKCAADSIASGVAVIHQELHLVPEMSVAENLFLGHLPASFGLINRSALRQQALACLKGLADEIDPQEKVGGLSLGQRQLVEIAKALSRGAHVIAFDEPTSSLSAREIDRLMAIIGRLRDEGKVVLYVSHRMEEVFRICNAVTVFKDGRYVRTFEDMSALTHDQLVTCMVGRDIQDIYDYRPRVRGAVALKVNGLLGPGLREPVSFEAHQGEILGLFGLVGAGRTELLRLLGGLARTTAGSLDLCGEALRLRSPRDAIDAGILLCPEDRKKEGIVPLSSVAENINISARSAHSRFGWLLRGRWETDNAARQIKALKVKTPTATQKIMYLSGGNQQKAILGRWLSMPMKVLLLDEPTRGIDIGAKAEIYQIIHDLAARGIAVIVVSSDLMEVMGVSDRILVLCEGAMCGEMQREHANESNLLQMALPRLRADSQGN
- the araH gene encoding L-arabinose ABC transporter permease AraH encodes the protein MTSQNTALPTARKPLDLRSLLDNWAMLLAAVGIFVLCTLLIDNFLSPLNMRGLGLAISTTGIAACTMLYCLASGHFDLSVGSVIACAGVVAAIVMRDTDSVLLGIGAALLMGLVVGLINGIVIAKLRVNALITTLATMQIVRGLAYIFANGKAVGVSQDSFFVFGNGQLFGVPVPILITLVCFLFFGWLLNYTTYGRNTMAIGGNPEAALLAGVNVDRTKIIIFAVHGVIGALAGVILASRMTSGQPMIGQGFELTVISACVLGGVSLSGGIGMIRHVIAGVLILAIIENAMNLKNIDTFYQYVIRGSILLLAVVIDRMKQR